In a single window of the Mesoplodon densirostris isolate mMesDen1 chromosome 16, mMesDen1 primary haplotype, whole genome shotgun sequence genome:
- the MGME1 gene encoding mitochondrial genome maintenance exonuclease 1 → MKVFQTICRQLKSSKGFSVEPAPRVVFSTSSYLCGRKKKVNPYEEVDQEKYSDLVRSVLSFRGHAQPPQSLFEEDALLYGPVRKCKAPKQEEAGVPRNWCPLFNPEKSGKPNATSDPTIPLKIPLQRNMIPSVTRILQQTMTSEQISCLERWKRRMILELGEDGFAEYTSNMFLQGKRFHEALESILSPQGNLKEPDENLLKSGYIQSIQHVLRDVSGVQALESAVKHETLKYVGLLDCVADYQGKLCVIDWKTSEKRKPFIQNTFDNPLQVVAYVGAINHDINYSFQVQCGLIVVAYKDGSPAHPHFMDAELCSQYWAKWLLRLEEYTKKEKNQNIQKLD, encoded by the exons ATGAAGGTATTTCAGACCATCTGCAGGCAGCTTAAAAGTTCAAAGGGGTTTTCTGTAGAACCAGCCCCCCGTGTGGTCTTCTCCACTTCCTCTTATTTGTGTGGCCGGAAGAAAAAAGTGAACCCTTATGAAGAAGTGGACCAAGAAAAGTACTCTGATTTAGTAAGGTCTGTCTTGTCATTCAGAGGCCATGCTCAGCCGCCACAGTCTTTGTTTGAGGAAGATGCTTTACTCTACGGACCTGTGAGGAAGTGTAAGGCCCCAAAGCAAGAAGAAGCAGGAGTTCCACGAAACTGGTGTCCTCTCTTCAATCCAGAGAAAAGCGGAAAACCAAATGCAACAAGTGATCCTACAATTCCTTTGAAAATCCCTTTGCAAAGGAATATGATACCAAGTGTGACCCGAATCCTTCAGCAGACCATGACCTCAGAACAGATTTCCTGTTTGGAGAGGTGGAAACGTCGGATGATTCTGGAACTGGGAGAGGATGGCTTTGCAGAATATACTTCAA ACATGTTTTTACAAGGGAAACGGTTTCATGAAGCCTTGGAAAGCATACTGTCACCCCAGGGGAACTTAAAAGAACCTGATGAAAATCTCCTCAAATCTGGCTACATCCAAAGTATCCAGCATGTTCTGAGAGATGTCAgtggagtgcaggctctggaAAGTGCTGTTAAACATGAGACCCTAAAGTATGTAGGTCTGCTGGACTGTGTAGCTGATTATCA GGGCAAGCTGTGTGTGATTGATTGGAAGACATCGGAGAAGCGAAAGCCTTTCATCCAAAATACATTTGACAACCCGCTGCAAGTCGTGGCGTATGTTGGTGCCATAAACCATGACATCAACTACAGCTTTCAG GTTCAGTGCGGCTTGATTGTGGTTGCCTACAAAGACGGGTCCCCTGCCCACCCACACTTCATGGACGCAGAGCTCTGCTCCCAGTACTGGGCAAAGTGGCTTCTTCGACTAGAAGAATatacaaagaaggaaaagaaccagAATATTCAGAAACTAGATTAA